From a region of the Mercurialis annua linkage group LG1-X, ddMerAnnu1.2, whole genome shotgun sequence genome:
- the LOC126668572 gene encoding uncharacterized protein LOC126668572: MTHLSCFQIAMGVQSVSDATVCKVFPSTLSDAAQKWYQNLKEGSITSFRELAMAFKTHFAPSIERKKRSSDLKKCFQKQGESLKAYIARFNAEAIMIEDLNDDTAIDSMKDNTGMAWNYINLDEERQRKSYGMASPVPSKTQNAQGSNRSQDRYRPLNETSGYRGNKPFNAQTSPPSTGPGTKPSFSIGGGTEGYVDRAGVPRQYVPLNTPREQILSWIKHNNEEIRYPPRLVKDGDRSKFCDFHDGYGHETEECGRLRSEIDKLVCQGRLQHFVAAKEGQDRGNTRVNSVRSEPGGAGKPNPHQRKHKSRE; this comes from the exons atgactcatttaagttgctttcagATTGCCATGGGAGTCCAAAGTGTCTCGGACGCCACAGTGTGCAAAGTGTTCCCTTCAACGTTGAGCGATGCAGCGCAAAagtggtaccagaacctcaaggagggctctattacTAGTTTCAGGGAGCTCGCTATGGCCTTCAAAACTCACTTTGCTCCAAGCATCGAGcgaaagaaaagatccagtgatttgaagaaatgctttcaAAAGCAGGGAGAAAGTTTGAAAGCTTACATTGCTCGGTTTAACGCCGAGGCGATCATGATAGAAGATCTGAACGATGATACCGCCATCGATTCTATGAAAGATAACACCGGCAT ggcttggaattatatcaatctcGATGAGGAAAGGCAGAGGAAGTCTTACGGGATGGCTAGCCCGGTTCCCAGTAAAACGCAGAATGCTCAGGGATCCAACCGTAGCcaagatcggtaccgacctCTGAATGAGACTTCGGGGTACAGGGGTAACAAGCCGTTCAATGCTCAAACCAGTCCGCCAAGCACGGGGCCTGGTACTAAGCCGAGTTTCAGTATTGGGGGAGGAACTGAAGGATACGTGGACCGAGCCGGAGTGCCGAGACAATATGTACCACTTAATACTCCAAGGGAGCAGATTCTATCctggatcaagcacaacaaTGAAGAGATTCGTTATCCACCGAGGCTAGTAAAAGATGGAGACCGATCCAAGTTCTGTGATTTTCATGATGGTTACGGCCACGAAACAGAGGAATGTGGACGTTTGCGAAGTGAGATAGACAAGTTAGTCTGCCAGGGGCGATTACAACATTTTGTTGCGGCCAAGGAGGGCCAAGACCGAGGAAATAcgagggtcaactcggtcaggtcgGAGCCAGGGGGAGCAGGGAAgcccaatccccatcaaagaaaacacaagtcacgGGAGTAA